From a region of the Synchiropus splendidus isolate RoL2022-P1 chromosome 12, RoL_Sspl_1.0, whole genome shotgun sequence genome:
- the ism2b gene encoding isthmin-2 yields the protein MRPKAASRFQMLLLLWSILLVRFGSGFPTRHKNVPLKAHGHSAHSGGIQYTREDLEQQNQVQSLLPEPHSQQRRWSHPQHRPFGILPQPEPEEETDPFILDLKNLPDLANADMNSQNPNIQVTIEVVDDPQMEVEMDLAKEKDWLPSSSSSPSTVDLIGGKKLFWPLFWSYTDADSSEESSNRSGAEDTGEEEEEDDYSLDYGSEEPLPSGVGGGWDNHWNEGWDPIQGYYEKETDEWSPWSPCSVTCGHGEKKRTKSCGYSCTLTEASKCELDPCPGDVNTVSEPFPFEMENGTEPFGTDVDSCEKWINCKSDFLQRYMHQVLSELPSCPCSYPSEVSYTVVSLFDDTHNRPFRWRDASSPKERLDIYKPSARSCIRSALSNDASTLAAQHCCYDDRGRLITRGKGAGTPNLISTEFSPELHFKVDVLPWILCKGDWSRFHAVRPPNNGMSCQENPHEDVFLNELEEAREY from the exons ATGCGTCCAAAGGCTGCGTCCCGCTttcagatgctgctgctgctttggtcCATCTTACTGGTTCGCTTCGGTTCTGGTTTCCCAACCAGACACAAGAATGTGCCTCTCAAG GCTCATGGACACTCCGCTCACAGTGGTGGGATCCAGTATACAAGAGAGGATTtggagcagcagaaccaggtccaaAGTCTACTTCCCGAGCCCCACAGTCAGCAGAGACGATGGTCCCACCCACAGCATCGACCTTTCGGGATTCTGCCTCAGCCAGAGCCGGAAGAGGAGACTGACCCCTTCATCTTGGATCTGAAGAACTTGCCCGACCTCGCCAACGCTGACATGAACTCACAAAATCCCAATATACAA GTAACCATTGAGGTAGTGGATGATCCTCAGATGGAGGTTGAAATGGACTTGGCAAAGGAAAAAGACTGGCtaccatcctcttcctcctctccttcaacTGTAGACTTGATCGGCGGCAAGAAGCTCTTCTGGCCGCTCTTTTGGAGTTACACCGACGCCGATTCCAGTGAGGAGAGCAGCAACAGGTCAGGAGCTGAGGATACaggcgaggaagaggaggaggacgattACTCGCTCGATTATGGCAGTGAGGAGCCACTACCTAGCGGAGTAGGCGGAGGCTGGGATAACCATTGGAATGAAGGCTGGGATCCTATACAGGGCTACTATG agAAGGAGACAGACGAGTGGTCTCCCTGGTCCCCCTGCTCAGTCACATGTGGACACGGTGAGAAGAAGAGAACCAAATCTTGTGGTTATTCCTGCACTCTGACTGAGGCCTCGAAGTGTGAGCTGGACCCATGTCCAG GTGACGTGAACACGGTGTCGGAACCTTTTCCTTTTGAGATGGAAAATGGTACGGAGCCATTTGGAACAG ATGTGGACAGCTGTGAAAAGTGGATCAACTGTAAGAGCGACTTTCTTCAGAGGTACATGCACCAGGTTCTGTCCGAGCTGCCCAGCTGCCCGTGTTCCTACCCTTCCGAAGTCTCGTACACTGTGGTCAGCCTGTTCGACGACACTCACAACCGGCCCTTCCGTTGGCGCGATGCTAGCAGTCCCAAGGAGCGGCTGGATATCTACAAGCCGTCGGCGCGGAGCTGTATTCGCTCCGCGCTGTCCAACGACGCTTCCACTCTGGCCGCGCAACACTGTTGCTACGACGATCGTGGGCGCCTTATTACTCGGGGTAAAGGCGCAGGAACGCCGAACCTGATCAGCACTGAGTTCTCTCCAGAGTTGCATTTCAAAGTAGACGTGCTGCCCTGGATCCTGTGTAAAGGGGACTGGAGTCGCTTCCATGCAGTTCGGCCACCAAATAACGGGATGAGCTGCCAGGAGAACCCCCATGAAGATGTGTTCTTAAATGAACTGGAAGAGGCCAGGGAGTACTGA
- the sptlc2b gene encoding serine palmitoyltransferase 2b produces the protein MTESSANKLINGGGDGCHRTANGKKANKNGFVKSHCLLEHKYRRPREKIQNGTHNSSLYKKPFVQSFEETPLLVAVLTYMGYGILTVFGYFRDFLRHWNIEKCNVAKERDEQKDFVPLYQDFENFYTRNLYMRIRDNWNRPICSVPGAKMDLVERVSPDYNWTFEHTGRVVKDVINMGSYNYLGFAENKGACADAAIEVTEKYGVGVASTRCENGNLDIHEELEALVARFLGVESSMAFGMGFATNSMNIPALTGKGCLILSDELNHASLVLGARLSGSTIRVFKHNNMQSLEKLLRDAIVHGQPRTHRPWKKILIVVEGIYSMEGSIVRLPEVIALKKRYKAYLYLDEAHSIGALGPNGRGVVDYFGLDPKDVDIMMGTFTKSFGAAGGYIGGKKELIDYLRNYSHSALYAASMSPPVVQQIISSMKIIMGEDGTSLGANRLRQLSQNTNYFRRKLQDMGFIIYGNEDSPVVPMMLYMPAKIGAFGREMLKRNIGTVVVGFPATPIIESRARFCISAAHTREMLDTALEAISEVGDLLQLKYSRREPPRPSLAWVSEDSHLQD, from the exons ATGACGGAGAGCTCCGCGAACAAGCTCATTAACGGAGGGGGAGACGGttgccacaggaccgcgaatgGGAAGAAGGCAAACAAAAATGGCTTCGTAAAGAGCCACTGTCTGCTGGAGCACAAGTACCGTCGCCCCAGGGAGAAG ATCCAAAATGGGACGCACAACTCGAGCCTGTACAAGAAGCCCTTCGTGCAATCGTTCGAAGAGACTCCATTACTGGTGGCTGTGCTCACTTACATGGGCTACGGCATCCTTACCGTCTTCGGATACTTCCGGGATTTCCTTCGTCACTGGAACATCGAAAAGTGCAACGTTGCCAAGGAGAGAGATGAGCAGAAG GATTTCGTCCCATTATATCAAGATTTTGAGAATTTCTACACCAGAAACTTGTACATGAGAATCCGGGATAACTGGAACCGGCCCATCTGCAGCGTCCCGGGAGCCAAGATGGACCTGGTGGAGAGAGTCTCCCCTGACTACAATTGGACCTTTGA ACACACAGGCAGGGTGGTGAAGGACGTCATCAACATGGGCTCCTACAACTACCTGGGCTTTGCTGAGAACAAAGGGGCCTGTGCTGATGCGGCGATAGAAGTCACCGAGAAGTACGGCGTTGGAGTAGCAAGTACACGCTGCGAGAATG gGAACTTGGACATTCACGAGGAGCTGGAAGCGTTAGTCGCCAGGTTCCTCGGAGTAGAGTCGTCCATGGCGTTCGGCATGGGCTTCGCGACCAATTCCATGAACATTCCCGCCCTGACCGGGAAG GGTTGTCTTATCCTGAGTGATGAGCTGAATCACGCGTCCCTGGTGCTCGGTGCCCGACTGTCAGGATCCACCATCCGGGTCTTCAAACACAACA ACATGCAAAGTCTGGAGAAGCTGCTGAGAGATGCGATCGTACACGGTCAACCCAGAACGCATCGGCCCTGGAAGAAGATTCTGATCGTGGTTGAGGGGATTTACAG TATGGAGGGCTCCATCGTCCGCCTGCCGGAGGTCATCGCCCTGAAGAAGCGCTACAAGGCCTACCTTTACCTGGATGAGGCCCACAGCATTGGGGCGCTGGGGCCCAACGGCAGAGGAGTGGTGGACTACTTTGGTCTGGATCCGAAGGATGTGGACATCATGATGGGAACCTTCACCAAGAGCTTCGGTGCTGCTGGAGGCTACATTGGAGGCAAAAAG GAGCTGATCGACTATCTGCGCAACTATTCTCACAGCGCTCTCTACGCTGCCTCCATGTCGCCCCCTGTTGTCCAGCAAATCATTTCCTCAATGAAGATAATCATGGGAGAAGATGGCACTTCTCTTG GTGCTAATCGTCTCAGGCAGCTGTCGCAAAACACCAACTACTTCCGGCGAAAACTCCAGGACATGGGCTTCATTATTTACGGAAACGAAGATTCGCCTGTCGTGCCCATGATGCTGTACATGCCAGCCAAAATCGG GGCGTTTGGCCGCGAGATGTTGAAGCGAAACATCGGCACCGTGGTCGTGGGGTTCCCGGCGACTCCCATCATCGAGTCGAGAGCTCGGTTCTGCATCTCTGCTGCACACACCAGGGAGATGCTCGACACG GCCTTGGAAGCCATCAGTGAAGTCGGTGACCTCCTGCAGCTCAAGTACTCCAGACGCGAGCCGCCGCGTCCATCGCTGGCATGGGTGTCGGAAGACAGTCACCTTCAGGACTGA